One window from the genome of Cardiocondyla obscurior isolate alpha-2009 linkage group LG04, Cobs3.1, whole genome shotgun sequence encodes:
- the Sif gene encoding protein still life, isoform SIF type 1 isoform X5 produces the protein MGNKLSCSCAPLIRSKTYRYEDSPWQTGARGGMGGGGGRRGETGHLLRCGSLRERKRLWAEVFHVNSSGGGTVKWQQVSEDLVPVNITCIQDSPECVFHITAYNSQVDKILDVRLVQPGTRIGQASECFVYWKDTVTNDTWGLNFTSPIDAKQFRECCSPSFKISRKASSSYSLKLEPPNKQKIKTRRKPLSTPASPSRSREPQCTCMTPEQYARLRSQDARYRSPCGPSTLPRNMGRSTEMETLPIRDKITAATSSASLYDNVNNTSATPGKTPKIGEAKKEKQNETCQTTPKTANIGIGTVTVGSQIDSPDDKGSAISPKKQKSQDSSTQQNGIEMLKSEGTQAGGTLQSKSLRKEQLHHTKSADYTELEMQNGNLFNIVNNNHSHRSKSKSTDDMRIENAQNGLSLDSNTLKRMLKPMPSVDSPVASPETTRKRHNHHSYHYHPSNNNQKYMMQEVDNENYAHPYRAPYNNKFQGSRSIHDMSRQYSGGRSRTYLDSERNRCTGDMSPPSDNIIFDNQCYATTPSSSNGNSDMEQPNHCNSRRCNGGQTYQQSMQSVSTPGSPTSRLLLEYEMHLRNTLAKGMDAESYSLRTFEALLTQSMENLEFAENIPLNVQRTPHASRRRSNSSKSSTLPLSYRYCNERQNSKDSRDGYYSDHNEVMREKRERDIDRDRGYLSDYNSRCASCIGESARAQWFRHSDGWHSGSSTFGSGASSSINPGYSGHKRESPWDSLPSLRHEGSLNDSGYKSNRTDSLEQRVTFDRQDSVRSDYMSDRDGRYGIVQQASLESTDSRLCYLTSSEMSDDDRMSLTTAVSDDDDGESAINSPYRKQTGTAAASFNCTGAVRKAGFLSVKKWLLRKKHQIELAKKRGWRGYWVCLKGTTLLFYPCDSQESRAMEAAPKHLIIVDGAIMQPIPEHPKKDYIFCLSTAFGDAYLFQAPCQVELENWVNSIHSACAAAFARHRGKTGTLHLLQEEIFRLEKSIESDHKMKHMADLQQSVVSDVDTKQQINNQIVQWEENLERLHCEQFRLRCYMASLQSGELPNPKSLLTHVSRATKQMLNKLGVFTVSSFHAFICARSPSLLNNLLAGRGATRRRPPLLSRSNSGSSRRSLQISSRDEEKSVKVSVPENQVRSSGHRLVSVFLRDAMTVEEFLASACTRKNLNPMEHFVRVKKRRDMEDHNYFVPHRTDLIETYLHTHEIVEVCAKILYQVELQRNTLEQMWGFSVEAELIENSERQDELCCYVSRVEDKSVAMQNGIIKGDEIMVINGAIVSDLDMMYLESVLQEEVGLCMMMRSSRTEPPDLTGIMRVTDDIIDSLVCPPPPTDPPVISEEMISGLIVPAPGWSKENIMQECSSAGLMDNKQASRTNSFEIENLLKTAEQVTGICRSPGETRKSSPTGSVVSSHSQALTPSRQLSDAEKLKKVILELIETERTYVKNLNNLLENYLEPLKRETFLSNAEINALFGNIQEIVTFQRQFLQNLDHAIEMEVDFNSFDHPSQFKGVLFSIGSAFLYYVNHFKLYSSFCASHSKAQKVLHPNEGNQALQEFLQARNPRQQHSSTLESYLIKPIQRILKYPLLLQQLRNLTDERSEEHQHLIEALKGMEKVAEHINEMQRIHEEYGAIFDHLFRQHQKSCKQPIDLSPGDLLYYGGVEWLNISDFLGKIKKGLELHAMCFVFKSAVVFLCKERLRQKKKLMGVSTKANSSEVEIIRYQVLIPVTEVQVRASSAKDMESHFLWELIHLRSQLQRRSEKVYVLSNSTTEFRNAFLKTIRQIIRESVRNMSIPSTKQNLSQAPMSMTPRMSTGHVEKFNKQQVGQGQTQNGNAVTGTLSKKAMKQQLLSSSHRRKYSHSKQQVEHESSEDKDQEDAPAPQQQTFRSRSKTISDTSGEIKVEMDSGTKSEGEEDSQAFLGEKKTNLGRTPNHLTLSTTSTISAGSTGSQARLIQSSHQPENYQPITVKELGSPIWKPRELPSLGEATTLPRKGKSAGEFTDMGSSQSASRKSLMEINNCAQQPNFNNHV, from the exons CCATAGATGCAAAACAATTTAGAGAATGTTGC TCACCGTCGTTCAAGATTTCAAGGAAAGCGTCCTCTTCTTACTCGTTGAAGCTCGAGCCACCGAACAAGCAGAAGATCAAAACGCGCCGAAAGCCGCTGTCGACACCGGCCTCACCGAGCCGATCCAGAGAACCACAATGCACCTGCATGACGCCTGAACAGTATGCCAGACTGCGCAGCCAAGACGCCAGATATCGAAGTCCATGCG ggCCGTCTACTCTTCCACGGAACATGGGGCGATCGACGGAAATGGAGACGCTGCcgattcgagataaaataacaGCAGCCACATCTAGCGCGTCTCTATACGACAACGTTAACAATACTAGTGCAACACCCGGGAAAACGCCTAAGATCGGCGAGGCTAAAAAAGAGAAGCAGAACGAAACGTGTCAGACGACTCCGAAGACTGCTAATATTGGAATCGGAACGGTCACCGTAGGATCGCAG ATTGACAGTCCCGACGACAAAGGTTCCGCAATATCGCCGAAGAAGCAGAAAAGCCAGGACTCGTCCACCCAGCAGAACGGTATCGAGATGCTCAAGTCGGAAGGCACTCAAGCCGGCGGCACTCTACAGAGCAAGTCATTGCGCAAAGAGCAACTTCATCACACCAAGTCAGCTGATTACACCGAGCTGGAGATGCAAAACGGCAATCTTTTTAACATCGTCAACAACAATCACAGCCACAGATCGAAAAGCAAAAGCACGGACGACATGCGGATCGAGAACGCGCAGAACGGCCTCAGCCTCGACTCGAACACCTTGAAGCGCATGCTGAAACCAATGCCGAGCGTCGACAGCCCGGTGGCGTCGCCAGAAACGACGAGAAAACGCCACAACCATCATAGTTATCATTATCATCCCAGCAATAACAATCAGAAGTACATGATGCAGGAGGTCGACAACGAGAATTATGCGCATCCGTATCGCGCGCCTTACAACAACAAGTTCCAAGGTTCCAGGAGCATCCACGACATGAGTCGACAATACTCCG GCGGCAGAAGCAGGACGTACTTAGATTCGGAACGTAATCGGTGCACAGGTGACATGTCGCCGCCCTCGGACAATATCATCTTCGACAACCAGTGCTATGCCACCACGCCGAGCTCGTCGAACGGCAACTCCGACATGGAGCAGCCGAATCACTGCAACTCCCGCCGCTGCAACGGCGGCCAGACATATCAACAGAGCATGCAGTCAGTGTCGACGCCGGGCAGCCCGACCAGCCGGCTGCTCCTCGAGTACGAAATGCATCTCAGGAACACCCTCGCCAAAGGCATGGATGCCGAGAGCTACAGCCTGCGCACGTTCGAAGCTCTGCTCACACAGAGCATGGAAAACTTGG AATTCGCAGAAAACATACCGTTGAACGTTCAGCGCACACCTCATGCCTCGCGACGAC GTTCGAATTCCAGTAAGTCATCGACTTTGCCGCTATCATACCGCTATTGCAACGAACGACAGAATAGCAAGGACAGCCGCGACGGCTATTACAGCGATCACAACGAGGTAatgagagagaagagagagcgagacaTCGATCGAGATCGCGGCTATCTCAGCGACTATAATTCGAG ATGCGCCAGCTGTATCGGGGAGTCCGCGCGCGCACAATGGTTCCGGCATTCCGATGGTTGGCACTCCGGCAGCTCGACCTTCGGCTCCGGCGCTTCGAGTTCGATAAATCCAGGGTACTCGGGACACAAGAGAGAATCTCCTTGGGATTCTCTGCCGTCCCTGAGACACGAGGGCAGCCTCAACGACAGTGGTTACAAGTCCAATCGAACTGACTCGCTCGAACAAAG AGTTACTTTCGACAGACAGGACAGCGTCAGATCTGACTACATGTCCGACCGGGATGGCAGATACGGAATCGTTCAACAAGCCTCATTGGAGAGCACCGACTCGAGGCTCTGCTACTTGACGTCTTCCGAA ATGTCGGACGACGATAGGATGTCACTCACCACCGCCGTTagcgacgatgacgacggcgAGAGTGCTATAAATTCACCCTATCGGAAGCAGACCGGCACGGCTGCAGCCTCGTTTAATTGCACCGGAGCTGTTCGGAAGGCAGG ATTTCTCAGCGTGAAGAAATGGCTGCTGCGCAAGAAGCATCAGATCGAGCTGGCCAAGAAGAGGGGCTGGAGGGGTTACTGGGTCTGCTTGAAAGGCACCACTCTTCTATTTTACCCCTGCGACTCGCAGGAGAGCAGGGCTATGGAAGCGGCACCTAAACATCTGATCATCGTCGACGGTGCGATCATGCAGCCGATTCCCGAACACCCAAAGAAGGATTACATATTCTGTCTGAGCACCGCGTTCGGGGACGCTTATTTATTCCAG GCGCCGTGTCAAGTGGAGCTGGAGAACTGGGTGAATAGTATTCATTCAGCGTGCGCCGCCGCGTTCGCGCGCCATCGCGGCAAAACCGGCACGCTGCATCTGCTGCAGGAAGAGATTTTCCGTTTGGAAAAGTCGATCGAGTCG GATCACAAGATGAAACACATGGCGGATCTTCAGCAATCAGTGGTTTCTGACGTCGACACCAAGCAGCAGATCAACAATCAAATAGTACAGTGGGAGGAGAATCTGGAGCGACTCCATTGCGAGCAATTCCGTTTGCGGTGCTACATGGCCAGTTTGCAGAGCGGCGAACTGCCCAATCCCAAG aGTCTACTGACGCACGTATCTCGCGCCACGAAGCAAATGCTGAACAAGTTGGGCGTGTTCACAGTGTCGTCTTTCCACGCGTTTATTTGCGCGCGTAGCCCGTCCctgctaaataatttattggcGGGTCGCGGAGCTACAAGGAGACGACCGCCGCTGCTGTCGAGATCGAACAGTGGTTCCAGCAGACGCTCGCTGCAGATCTCGTCCAGGGACGAGGAGAAGAGCGTGAAGGTGTCCGTGCCGGAAAATCAGGTACGATCGTCAGGACATCGG CTGGTCTCGGTGTTCCTACGCGACGCCATGACCGTGGAGGAGTTCCTGGCGAGTGCGTGCACCAGAAAGAATCTCAATCCGATGGAGCACTTCGTGCGCGTGAAAAAACGTCGAGATATGGAGGACCATAATTACTTTGTGCCACATAGGACTGATTTGATAGAAACATAT TTGCATACGCACGAAATCGTGGAAGTCTGTGCCAAGATTTTATATCAAGTGGAATTGCAAAGGAACACTTTAGAGCAAATGTGGGGCTTCTCCGTCGAGGCGGAGCTCATAGAAAACTCCGAAAGGCAGGACGAGCTCTGCTGCTACGTTAGTAGAGTGGAAGACAAGAGCGTCGCCATGCAAAACG GAATCATTAAGGGCGACGAGATTATGGTGATCAACGGCGCCATCGTGAGCGATCTAGATATGATGTACTTGGAGAGCGTTCTGCAAGAGGAGGTAGGTCTCTGCATGATGATGCGATCGTCCAGGACGGAGCCACCAGATCTCACGGGCATTATGCGAGTCACCGACGACATAATCGACAGCTTGGTTTGCCCCCCGCCGCCTACCGACCCGCCAGTAATCAGCGAAGAAATGATTTCCGGTCTGATTGTGCCAGCACCCGGATGGA gcaaagaaaatattatgcaGGAATGCTCATCAGCCGGTCTCATGGATAACAAACAGGCTTCGCGCACAAATTCTTTCGAAATCGAAAACCTCTTGAAGACTGCCGAACAAGTGACAGGGATTTGCCGTTCTCCAGGTGAGACCAGGAAGTCGAGTCCCACCGGAAGCGTCGTCAGTTCTCACTCGCAAGCTCTCACACCGAGCCGGCAGCTTAGCGACGCTGAAAAGCTTAAGAAAGTGATtttagaattgattgagactgAACGGACTTACGTAAAG aatttaaataatttgctgGAAAACTACTTGGAGCCCCTTAAACGCGAGACCTTCCTATCGAACGCGGAGATCAACGCGCTGTTTGGTAATATCCAAGAAATCGTCACGTTTCAACGACAGTTCCTGCAGAATCTTGATCATGCCATCGAGATGGAGGTCGATTTCAATAGCTTTGACCATCCGAGTCAATTTAAG GGAGTTCTGTTTTCCATTGGAAGTGCCTTCTTATATTACGTAAATCACTTTAAGCTGTACAGCTCGTTTTGCGCCAGTCACTCGAAGGCTCAGAAAGTTTTACATCCAA ACGAGGGAAATCAAGCTTTACAAGAGTTCCTGCAAGCGAGAAATCCCCGGCAGCAACACTCGTCGACTTTAGAATCGTACTTGATAAAACCTATACAAAGAATACTCAAGTATCCGCTGCTGTTACAGCAGCTTAGGAATCTTACCGATGAACGAAGCGAAGAACACCAACACTTAATCG AGGCGCTCAAAGGGATGGAAAAGGTAGCAGAGCATATAAACGAAATGCAAAGAATTCACGAAGAATACGGCGCTATTTTCGATCACTTGTTTAGACAACACCAAAAATCCTGTAAGCAG CCGATTGACTTAAGCCCAGGCGATCTTTTGTATTATGGCGGCGTCGAGTGGCTCAATATTTCCGATTTTCTCGGCAAGATAAAGAAGGGTCTCGAGTTGCATGCGATGTGCTTCGTATTTAAGTCGGCCGTTGTGTTCCTGTGCAAGGAAAGATTGAGACAGAAAAAGAAGCTCATG GGAGTTTCTACGAAGGCTAATTCCAGCGAAGTAGAAATTATCCGTTACCAGGTGTTGATCCCGGTGACGGAAGTACAGGTCAGGGCCAGCTCCGCCAAGGATATGGAGTCTCACTTTTTGTGGGAATTGATTCATCTAAGAAGTCAATTACAAAGGAGATCGGAGAAAGTATACGTGCTTTCCAACag cacGACGGAATTCCGTAATGCGTTCCTGAAGACGATCCGGCAGATTATCCGCGAGTCGGTGAGGAACATGAGTATACCCTCGACGAAACAGAATCTGAGTCAAGCGCCGATGTCGATGACGCCTCGAATGTCGACCGGTCACGTCGAAAAATTTAACAAGCAGCAGGTCGGCCAAGGCCAAACGCAAAACGGAAATGCCGTGACGGGTACGCTCTCAAAGAAAGCGATGAAGCAGCAGCTGTTGTCCAGTTCGCACAGACGTAAATATAGCCACTCGAAACAGCAAGTGGAGCATGAGAGTTCGGAAGATAAAGATCAGGAGGACGCGCCTGCCCCTCAGCAGCAAACATTTCGCTCCAGGAGCAAAACCATAAGCGACACTTCCG GCGAGATAAAAGTCGAAATGGATTCAGGGACAAAGTCGGAAGGTGAGGAAGACTCGCAAGCTTTTTTAGGCGAAAAAAAGACGAACCTCGGCCGCACACCTAACCATCTGACGCTAAGTACCACATCGACAATTTCGGCGGGAAGTACTGGCAGCCAGGCTAGATTAATTCAGTCTTCCCATCAGCCTGAGAATTATCAACCCATCACCGTCAAAGAACTTG GTTCGCCGATTTGGAAGCCACGGGAGCTACCCTCCTTGGGAGAGGCCACCACGTTGCCGCGCAAGGGTAAGTCGGCCGGAGAATTTACGGACATGGGCTCGAGCCAAAGCGCTTCCCGAAAGTCACTGATGGAAATCAATAATTGTGCTCAACAACCTAACTTTAATAATCACGTTTAA